One stretch of Streptomyces peucetius DNA includes these proteins:
- the tmk gene encoding dTMP kinase, with the protein MTRAEQPADQQAVKNTASETASDASDSDTLATDSRERAVRSLLRHPPLRRLWNAQVVSGVADALAVLVLLLLTLQAAVASGAFGSGYRGAAFAVAAVLGARVLSTLLFGAVLLGPMTSLTAAGGPFDRRWTMIGADGLRLALLVVAPLWIDWVPDKALAILLVTVFLTGVAERFWTVAREGAAPSLLPAPPAEGAAVRPLPDHLDALRRLWLRTGFAVIPVAAAALLAVTLIGNLLGTGIDWFTAHQAALGAYLAAGLFAASVSVLYFVELPGVQTPRPRSPLEGLRRPSAGDGADKGRSGGIPLFVVACASVTGAIASAAAVAVLHAVDLGGGPVTFALLILALIGGTGAGIRGAGAVLPALSRRRLLPLAIAVTGVALLALGLVPDTATGLFLAAVAGFCAGVAANTGHVLIDQETEEFRRSRLTSHLQAVVRVVIALAAVAAPLLAAAIGPHRLAGGDFVFAHGGAAFTLMLVGALLLPVAAIVLAKTDDRSGVPLRRDLRDAVRGGADPAQAPAASGFFIAVEGGDGAGKSTQVEALAEWIRAKGHEVVVTREPGATPVGKRLRSILLDVSSAGLSNRAEALLYAADRAEHVDSVIRPALDRGAVVISDRYIDSSVAYQGAGRDLSPTEIARISRWATGGLVPNLTVLLDVSPEAARERFTEAPDRLESEPAEFHQRVRSGFLTLAAADPGRYLVVDAGQEPESVTTVVRHRLDQLLPLSEAEIEAREEARKAAEEEARRKAEEEAARKAEEERLERERQEQLARLRAEEEERKRRELEEARQREAERQAEEARQRAEDARRRAEAERLRREAEEKARQAEQERLRKQAEEEARLRKEAEERRLEKQRKAEEALLRAEEARRVAEAAAASASEITVPTPVVRPDEVTQEVPMPGGSHDATSELPKVPDEDEAETTMLPPVREERAADETAVLPPVREERAADETAVLPPVRDAGPADRVPRGIFRDEREEPHGESGNERTTELPQVDPSSEPPRRRSDWAEETPLDDLPTLADELLGPHEDDEDNGGRGRRGRRG; encoded by the coding sequence ATGACGCGAGCCGAGCAGCCAGCCGATCAGCAGGCGGTCAAGAACACCGCTTCAGAGACTGCCTCAGACGCATCGGATTCCGACACACTCGCCACGGACTCACGAGAACGGGCCGTGCGCTCCCTCCTGCGCCACCCGCCGCTGAGGCGGCTGTGGAACGCGCAGGTGGTCAGTGGTGTCGCGGACGCACTCGCCGTTCTCGTCCTTCTGCTGCTGACCCTCCAGGCGGCGGTGGCGTCGGGCGCCTTCGGGAGCGGATACCGCGGGGCGGCTTTCGCGGTCGCCGCGGTGCTCGGTGCCCGGGTGCTGTCGACGCTGCTCTTCGGAGCCGTACTGCTCGGTCCGATGACCTCGCTCACGGCAGCCGGGGGCCCGTTCGACCGGCGCTGGACCATGATCGGGGCCGACGGACTGCGCCTGGCGCTGCTCGTCGTCGCACCGCTGTGGATCGACTGGGTCCCCGACAAGGCACTCGCGATCCTTCTCGTCACGGTCTTCCTGACCGGTGTCGCGGAGCGGTTCTGGACCGTGGCCCGTGAAGGTGCCGCACCGTCGCTGCTGCCCGCCCCGCCGGCGGAGGGCGCGGCGGTCCGGCCGCTGCCCGACCACCTCGACGCGCTGCGCAGGCTGTGGCTGCGCACCGGCTTCGCGGTCATCCCCGTCGCGGCTGCGGCGCTGCTGGCCGTCACCCTGATCGGCAACCTGCTGGGCACCGGCATCGACTGGTTCACCGCGCACCAGGCAGCTCTCGGGGCGTATCTCGCGGCGGGCCTCTTCGCGGCGTCCGTGTCGGTCCTGTACTTCGTCGAGCTGCCCGGCGTCCAGACACCCCGGCCGCGTTCACCGCTGGAGGGCCTGCGCAGGCCGTCCGCGGGCGACGGCGCGGACAAGGGCCGCTCCGGCGGCATACCGCTGTTCGTGGTCGCCTGCGCCTCGGTCACCGGAGCCATCGCTTCCGCGGCCGCCGTCGCCGTACTGCACGCCGTCGACCTCGGCGGCGGGCCCGTCACTTTCGCGCTGCTGATCCTCGCGCTGATCGGCGGCACCGGCGCCGGTATCCGCGGGGCCGGCGCCGTACTGCCCGCGCTGTCCCGCCGCAGGCTGCTGCCCCTCGCCATCGCCGTGACCGGCGTCGCGCTGCTCGCGCTGGGCCTGGTGCCGGACACCGCGACCGGGCTGTTCCTCGCCGCGGTCGCAGGCTTCTGCGCGGGCGTCGCCGCGAACACCGGGCACGTCCTCATCGACCAGGAGACGGAGGAGTTCCGGAGGTCCCGGCTCACCTCCCACCTGCAGGCGGTCGTCCGCGTCGTCATCGCGCTCGCCGCCGTCGCCGCTCCCCTGCTCGCCGCCGCGATCGGCCCCCACCGGCTGGCAGGAGGGGACTTCGTCTTCGCACATGGCGGGGCGGCGTTCACGCTGATGCTCGTCGGTGCTCTGCTGCTGCCCGTCGCGGCGATCGTGCTCGCCAAGACCGACGACCGGTCCGGTGTGCCGCTGCGCCGCGACCTCCGTGACGCCGTGCGGGGCGGGGCCGACCCCGCCCAGGCCCCCGCGGCGAGCGGGTTCTTCATCGCCGTCGAGGGCGGCGACGGCGCCGGCAAGTCCACCCAGGTCGAGGCCCTCGCCGAGTGGATCCGCGCCAAGGGCCACGAAGTGGTCGTCACCCGTGAGCCCGGCGCGACCCCGGTCGGCAAGCGGCTGCGCTCCATCCTGCTCGACGTCTCGAGCGCCGGACTGTCCAACCGCGCGGAGGCGCTGCTGTACGCGGCCGACCGCGCGGAGCACGTCGACTCGGTGATCCGCCCGGCCCTCGATCGGGGCGCGGTCGTCATCTCCGACCGTTACATCGATTCGTCCGTGGCCTACCAGGGCGCGGGCCGGGACCTGTCGCCGACCGAGATCGCCCGGATCTCACGCTGGGCGACGGGCGGCCTCGTACCGAACCTGACCGTCCTGCTCGACGTCTCGCCCGAGGCCGCGAGGGAGCGCTTCACTGAGGCGCCGGACCGTCTCGAGTCGGAGCCCGCCGAGTTCCACCAGCGGGTGCGCTCCGGCTTCCTGACACTGGCCGCGGCCGACCCGGGCCGCTATCTGGTCGTCGACGCGGGCCAGGAGCCCGAGTCGGTCACCACCGTCGTACGGCACCGGCTCGACCAGCTGCTGCCCCTGTCCGAGGCCGAGATCGAGGCCCGGGAAGAGGCGCGCAAGGCGGCCGAGGAGGAAGCCCGCCGCAAGGCCGAGGAAGAGGCCGCCCGCAAGGCCGAGGAGGAGCGCCTCGAACGCGAGCGGCAGGAACAGCTCGCCAGGCTCCGCGCCGAGGAGGAGGAGCGCAAGCGCCGCGAGCTGGAGGAGGCGCGGCAGCGCGAGGCGGAGCGGCAGGCGGAGGAGGCCCGGCAGCGGGCGGAGGACGCCCGTCGCCGTGCCGAGGCGGAGCGGCTGCGCCGGGAAGCCGAGGAGAAGGCCCGCCAGGCGGAGCAGGAGCGCCTGCGCAAGCAGGCCGAGGAAGAGGCCCGGCTGCGCAAGGAGGCCGAGGAGCGTCGCCTGGAGAAGCAGCGCAAGGCCGAGGAGGCGCTGCTGCGGGCGGAGGAGGCCCGCCGGGTGGCGGAGGCCGCCGCCGCGTCCGCCTCGGAGATCACGGTGCCGACTCCGGTCGTCAGGCCGGACGAGGTGACGCAGGAGGTCCCGATGCCGGGCGGGTCGCACGACGCGACGAGCGAGCTGCCGAAGGTCCCGGACGAGGACGAGGCGGAGACGACCATGCTGCCGCCCGTGCGTGAGGAGCGTGCGGCGGACGAGACGGCGGTCCTGCCGCCCGTGCGTGAGGAGCGTGCGGCGGACGAGACGGCGGTCCTGCCGCCCGTACGGGACGCCGGGCCGGCCGACCGCGTGCCGCGGGGCATCTTCCGTGACGAGCGTGAGGAGCCGCACGGCGAGAGCGGGAACGAGCGCACCACCGAACTTCCGCAGGTGGACCCCTCGTCGGAGCCCCCGCGCCGTCGTTCCGACTGGGCGGAGGAGACGCCGCTCGACGACCTGCCGACGCTTGCGGACGAACTCCTCGGCCCGCACGAGGACGACGAGGACAACGGCGGCCGCGGGCGCCGGGGCAGGCGCGGCTGA
- a CDS encoding DNA polymerase III subunit delta', producing the protein MAVWDDVVGQERVQEQLSAAARDADRHVTAHSAGEPVPAASKMTHAWLLTGPPGSGRSTAARAFAAALQCTSPDRALGGAPGCGFCDGCHTTFVGTHADVEVIRTDLLSIGVGQTRELVRRAQLSPAGGRWQVIILEDADRLTEGAGNVLLKAVEEPAPRTVWLLCAPSIEDVLPTIRSRCRHLTLRTPPVAAVADVLIRRDGIEPDVAAAAARATQGHIGRARRLATDERARARRTAVLKLPLRVEDIGGCLRAAQELIDAAAEDAKQVAEEIDVKETEDLKAALGAQAGGRMPRGTAGAMKELEDRQKRRKTRTQRDSLDLALTDLTSFYRDVLALQMGSRVELANGDVRDCLDRVARSSTPERTLRRIEAVVACREALERNVAPLLAVEAMAVSLRAG; encoded by the coding sequence ATGGCCGTGTGGGACGACGTGGTCGGCCAAGAGCGTGTCCAGGAGCAGCTCTCCGCCGCCGCGCGCGACGCCGACAGGCATGTCACCGCCCACTCGGCGGGCGAACCGGTTCCCGCCGCGTCCAAGATGACGCACGCATGGCTGCTCACCGGCCCTCCCGGCTCCGGGCGCTCCACCGCCGCCCGGGCGTTCGCCGCAGCGCTGCAGTGCACCAGTCCCGACCGTGCCCTCGGCGGCGCACCGGGCTGCGGCTTCTGTGACGGATGCCACACCACCTTCGTCGGGACGCACGCCGACGTCGAGGTGATCCGCACCGACCTGCTCTCCATCGGCGTCGGCCAGACCCGTGAGCTCGTCCGCCGCGCCCAGCTCTCGCCGGCCGGCGGCCGCTGGCAGGTGATCATCCTGGAGGACGCCGACCGCCTCACAGAGGGCGCGGGGAACGTTCTGCTGAAGGCGGTCGAGGAGCCCGCGCCCCGTACCGTCTGGCTTCTGTGCGCGCCGTCCATCGAGGACGTGCTGCCCACCATCCGCTCGCGCTGCCGTCACCTCACCCTGCGTACGCCACCGGTCGCCGCCGTGGCCGACGTGCTGATCAGAAGAGACGGCATCGAGCCGGACGTCGCGGCGGCCGCGGCCCGCGCGACACAGGGCCACATCGGCCGTGCCCGTCGGCTCGCCACCGACGAGCGGGCCCGTGCGCGCCGCACCGCGGTGCTCAAGCTGCCCCTGCGGGTGGAGGACATCGGCGGCTGTCTCAGGGCCGCCCAGGAGCTCATCGACGCGGCCGCGGAGGACGCCAAGCAGGTCGCGGAGGAGATCGACGTCAAGGAGACCGAGGACCTCAAGGCCGCGCTGGGCGCGCAGGCAGGCGGCCGGATGCCGCGCGGGACGGCGGGCGCGATGAAGGAGCTCGAGGACCGGCAGAAGCGCCGCAAGACCCGTACCCAGCGCGACAGCCTCGACCTGGCGCTGACCGACCTCACCAGCTTCTACCGGGACGTACTGGCGCTCCAGATGGGGTCGCGGGTGGAGCTGGCCAACGGCGACGTACGGGACTGCCTCGACCGCGTCGCCCGGAGCTCCACACCGGAGCGCACGCTGCGGCGGATAGAGGCGGTGGTCGCGTGCCGTGAGGCACTGGAGCGCAACGTGGCACCGCTGCTGGCCGTCGAGGCGATGGCGGTCTCCCTGCGGGCGGGCTGA
- a CDS encoding alpha/beta hydrolase, translated as MDTRRLLRTSALPLAAVGLLVSGCTPGSPSAGERDAPGAAGAAPSAALEPYYGQKLAWRECGVPDFECATMKAPLDYAKPEGESIKLAVSRIKATGPGERLGSLLVNPGGPGGSAVGYLQAYAGIGYPAPVRARYDMVAVDPRGVARSEPVECLTGPEMDAYTQVDQTPDDTAEAGKLEQAYKNFAAGCEKLSGKVLPHVSTTEAARDMDVLRAVLGDEKLNYVGASYGTFLGATYAELFPDRTGRLVLDGAMDPALPARELNRDQTAGFETAFKAFAADCVKQADCPLGRTSVADASARLKDFFAKLDASPVPTGEDRPLGESLATTGVIAAMYDDGAWPQLRSALAAAQDGDGAPLLAMADSYYEREADGSYANLMFANAAVNCLDLPAAFDGAQEVRAALPEFEKASPVFGRGFAWASLNCGFWPTPATGKPHAIEAKGAAPIVVVGTTRDPATPYKWARSLADQLSSGRLLTYDGDGHTAYGRGSDCIDTAINTYLLEGKAPEDGKRC; from the coding sequence ATGGACACCAGGCGCCTGCTCCGCACCTCCGCCCTTCCGCTGGCCGCAGTCGGCCTCCTCGTCTCCGGCTGCACGCCAGGCAGCCCGTCGGCGGGGGAGCGTGACGCACCAGGAGCGGCCGGGGCGGCGCCCTCCGCGGCCCTCGAGCCGTACTACGGACAGAAGCTGGCCTGGCGCGAGTGCGGCGTGCCCGACTTCGAGTGCGCCACGATGAAGGCCCCGCTGGACTACGCGAAGCCGGAGGGCGAGTCGATCAAGCTCGCCGTCTCCCGGATCAAGGCCACCGGGCCGGGCGAGCGGCTCGGCTCCCTGCTCGTGAATCCGGGCGGACCCGGCGGTTCGGCCGTCGGATACCTCCAGGCATACGCCGGCATCGGCTACCCGGCCCCGGTCCGCGCCCGTTACGACATGGTGGCCGTCGACCCCCGTGGTGTCGCCCGCAGCGAGCCCGTCGAGTGTCTGACCGGCCCGGAGATGGACGCGTACACCCAGGTCGACCAGACGCCGGACGACACGGCGGAGGCCGGAAAGCTGGAGCAGGCGTACAAGAACTTCGCCGCCGGCTGCGAGAAGCTGTCCGGCAAGGTCCTGCCCCATGTCTCGACCACGGAGGCCGCCCGTGACATGGATGTCCTGCGCGCGGTACTGGGCGACGAGAAGCTGAACTACGTCGGCGCCTCGTACGGCACCTTCCTCGGCGCCACCTACGCCGAGCTGTTTCCCGACCGGACGGGCCGGCTGGTGCTCGACGGGGCGATGGACCCGGCGCTCCCGGCACGCGAGCTGAACCGCGACCAGACGGCCGGCTTCGAGACTGCCTTCAAGGCCTTCGCCGCCGACTGCGTGAAGCAGGCGGACTGCCCCCTGGGCCGGACGTCCGTCGCCGACGCGAGCGCCCGGCTCAAGGACTTCTTCGCGAAGCTCGACGCGTCGCCCGTGCCGACCGGTGAGGACCGCCCGCTCGGTGAGTCGCTGGCCACCACCGGCGTGATCGCCGCGATGTACGACGACGGCGCGTGGCCCCAGCTGCGCTCCGCGCTCGCGGCCGCACAGGACGGCGACGGCGCCCCGCTGCTGGCCATGGCCGACAGCTACTACGAGCGCGAGGCGGACGGCTCGTACGCCAACCTGATGTTCGCCAACGCGGCTGTGAACTGCCTGGACCTCCCGGCCGCCTTCGACGGCGCCCAGGAAGTGCGCGCCGCGCTGCCCGAGTTCGAGAAGGCGTCCCCGGTCTTCGGCCGCGGCTTCGCCTGGGCCTCCCTGAACTGCGGCTTCTGGCCCACCCCGGCCACCGGCAAGCCCCACGCCATCGAGGCGAAGGGCGCGGCCCCGATCGTGGTCGTCGGCACCACCCGCGACCCCGCGACCCCGTACAAGTGGGCCCGGAGCCTCGCCGACCAGCTGTCGTCCGGCCGGCTCCTGACGTACGACGGCGACGGCCACACCGCCTACGGCCGCGGCAGCGACTGCATCGACACGGCGATCAACACCTACCTCCTGGAGGGCAAGGCCCCGGAGGACGGCAAGCGCTGCTGA
- a CDS encoding GYD domain-containing protein: MAKYLFKAKLNADGLKGLLDEGGTARREVVDRMVQSIGGQLESMYWAFGDDDVYVTVDLPGNASAAAMGLVVSAAGGVRTSTVVLLSPGEIDEAVRQKVEYRAPGA; encoded by the coding sequence ATGGCGAAATACCTCTTCAAGGCCAAGTTGAACGCCGACGGACTGAAGGGCCTGCTCGACGAGGGCGGTACCGCGCGTCGCGAGGTCGTAGATCGCATGGTGCAGAGCATTGGAGGTCAACTTGAGTCGATGTACTGGGCCTTCGGCGACGACGACGTCTACGTCACTGTGGACCTGCCGGGCAATGCCTCCGCCGCGGCCATGGGCCTGGTGGTGTCGGCGGCCGGTGGTGTGCGTACGAGCACGGTCGTCCTGCTGTCGCCCGGCGAGATCGACGAGGCGGTCCGTCAGAAGGTGGAGTACCGCGCGCCCGGCGCATGA
- a CDS encoding phosphoribosyltransferase family protein: MYFTDRTDAGRRLAARLHHLKSQDLVVVGLPRGGVPVAAQVAEALGAPLDVCLVRKLGVPFQPELAMGAIGEEGVRVIHEAVVRATGVTGRDLAAVEEHERGVLEQRARRYRGERQPARYEGRTVLVVDDGLATGSTALAACRIARARGASRIVLAVPVAPHDWSARLGGEADEGVCLHTPRQFHAIGEFYADFGQTSDEEVIACLEHNRAAHATSDAPPAAGSASPEHDSLPYDRSVRIPAAGAALDGRLTVPRGAPGVVLFAHGSGSSRKSPRNRFVATGLNRAGLGTLLFDLLTEAEAVNRDNLFDTALLARRLTQATEWLREQPDTQGMEFGYFGASTGAAAALWAAAEPAADVTAVVSRGGRPDLAGPRLPEVKAPTLLIVGGRDHLVLDLNRQAAARLSCEHQLAIVPGATHLFEEPGTLESVTELATDWFSRHLA; encoded by the coding sequence ATGTACTTCACAGACCGAACCGACGCGGGCCGGCGGCTCGCCGCCCGGCTGCACCACCTCAAGAGCCAGGACCTGGTGGTCGTGGGACTTCCTCGCGGCGGAGTCCCGGTCGCTGCGCAGGTTGCTGAGGCCCTCGGCGCTCCGCTCGACGTCTGCCTCGTACGCAAGCTGGGGGTGCCCTTCCAGCCGGAACTGGCCATGGGCGCCATCGGCGAGGAAGGCGTGCGCGTCATCCATGAAGCAGTGGTGCGGGCGACGGGCGTGACCGGCCGTGATCTGGCGGCGGTGGAGGAACACGAGCGCGGCGTCCTGGAGCAGCGCGCCCGCCGCTATCGGGGCGAGCGGCAGCCGGCCCGGTACGAGGGACGGACGGTTCTGGTGGTGGACGACGGTCTGGCGACCGGCTCCACGGCACTGGCGGCCTGCCGGATTGCGCGCGCCCGCGGCGCGTCGCGGATCGTGCTGGCGGTTCCCGTGGCGCCGCACGACTGGTCGGCCCGCCTCGGAGGCGAGGCGGACGAAGGCGTCTGTCTGCACACCCCCCGGCAGTTCCACGCGATCGGTGAGTTCTACGCGGACTTCGGGCAGACGAGCGACGAGGAGGTCATCGCCTGCCTGGAGCACAACCGCGCGGCGCACGCCACGTCCGACGCGCCGCCGGCCGCGGGCAGCGCCTCCCCGGAGCACGATTCCCTGCCCTATGACAGGTCGGTCCGGATACCGGCCGCAGGCGCCGCGCTCGACGGGCGGCTGACGGTACCCCGCGGCGCCCCCGGGGTCGTCCTCTTCGCCCACGGCAGCGGCAGCAGCAGAAAGAGCCCGCGCAACCGCTTCGTCGCCACCGGGCTGAACCGCGCCGGTCTGGGCACTCTTCTGTTCGATCTGCTCACCGAGGCCGAGGCGGTGAACCGGGACAACCTGTTCGACACGGCGCTGCTCGCCCGCCGCCTGACCCAGGCGACCGAATGGCTGCGTGAGCAGCCCGACACCCAGGGCATGGAGTTCGGTTACTTCGGTGCCAGCACAGGCGCCGCCGCCGCGCTGTGGGCCGCGGCGGAGCCCGCCGCGGACGTCACGGCAGTCGTCTCCCGCGGAGGCAGGCCGGACCTGGCCGGCCCCCGGCTGCCGGAGGTGAAGGCTCCGACGCTGCTCATCGTCGGGGGCCGCGACCACCTGGTGCTGGACCTCAACCGGCAGGCCGCGGCGCGCCTGAGCTGCGAGCATCAGCTGGCCATCGTCCCCGGTGCCACTCATCTCTTCGAGGAACCCGGCACCCTGGAATCGGTCACCGAGCTGGCCACGGACTGGTTCAGCAG